TCTAATGGTCTTGAAGCTAAGTATTTCCTACAGGTTGGCGCGATCTTAAATATATCTGATAACGATTCTGTACATGCTGGTGACGTTATTGCCAGGATTCCTAAAGAGTCTTCTAGAAGTAAGGATATTACTGGTGGTCTTCCTAAAGTTGTGGAATTATTTGAGGCGCGCCAACCAAAAGATCATTCTATCATCAGTGAGATTGATGGATATGTTGAATTTGGTAAGGATTATAAGTCGAAAAGGCGTATTATAGTGAGACCTGTGGACAACAAAGAGTCTGCTGTGGAATATCTGATTTCTAGGGAACGTCATATTACGGTGAACGAGGGAGATTATGTTTCCAAGGGTGATATGTTGATCGAGGGGAACCCTTCTCCACATGATATACTTAGAATTATGGGGATTGAGGCACTTGCTAAGTATATAGTTGAAGATGTCCAACAGGTTTATAGGCTGCAAGGTGTTGATATCAACGATAAGCATATCGAGGTGATATTAAGGCAGATGATGCAAAAGGTTGAGATTGTTGATCATGGAGAGACTACTTTCATAGTCGGTGAATATGTTGATAAGGATGAATTTGAAGAAGTGAACCGTAAAACAGTACAAGATGGTTATTCTCCAGCTGTTTCTGTGCCTGTTCTTCAAGGTATTACAAAAGCTTCATTGCAAACAAGATCATTCTTGTCTGCTGCTTCGTTCCAAGAGACAACCAGAGTTTTAACAGATGCTGCGGTTGCAGGTAAAGATGATCCATTGCTTGGATTAAAAGAAAACGTAATAGTTGGGCGTTTGATTCCTGCTGGTACAGGGTTTTATATGCGTAAAGCTAAGAAACATCAGTCATTTGATTGAAGAATTAGAATCTATAGCTAAAAAATCACAACAAATTGACACAGATACCATCAGCCGAGCAATAAAATACACAATATAAAGTTATACCAAGGAATTTCAAAAGCTAAAATGCACATTTCTGGCGGATGGACTTGAAAACTCTTCGTAATTGTTTATTAGATGTGTGATTCGTAGACATTGTTACATTTTACTTGTCAGATTTAATTGTAACTTTCCAGCATTGTATTTGTTTTTAAGTACTGTTAGTTTTTGCTCATATTTGTAGTTTTGAAGCGCATATGGTTTGTTAGCAGGATTGTAAGCTGCCTCTATTTCTGCTTGCGAGTGAGCAAGAGTTTGTAGAGTTTGAAAAGTTTCCCAAGGAGTTTTTCCTTTTAATGAGCTATGAGACCTGTGTCTGTTATAATATTCTTCCCATTGTTGAAGTTTTGCGGATAAATCAGCATCTTTAATGTTAATGCTGCTGTAGAACTCGTCTAAGTCAGTTCTTTGAGATCTCTCGACTTTTCCATTAAGATGTGGCGAAGCTGGCCTGATAGGTCGAAATTTAATCTTCCATTCTTTTAGTCTATCTTGAACTGCATTCTCTGCCACTATCAGTTTGGATCCTTTGTATGCAAAATGGCATCCTCTCACGCAATTTATTTAGGAAGTCTAAAGTATTTGCTGACGTACGCCTGCTGTATAAAGCAATGACCTTGTAGCGAGTACAATCATCAATAGCTGTATACTGATAAAGACCTGCTGCTATCTTACATGTGGTAAATTAAGTTGAGGTTTACGCATTAAAGAATTGAACCAAAGCATACATATGTTATTACTTTTTCCGAAAATCTTCGCTGTATGAGGATGGCATTTTTCCTTTGAGTGTAATACACATCTATATATATGCGCAAACTGCAACTTAATTTACTATACATCCATTTGTACACGCTCCCCAGGATACTTACAGTTGTAGCGTTTTGTTTGTTTTCTATAATGACGCTTCAAAAAAAGGTCACCAACATTATGTTTTTTTAATGTTTTATGGATCGTTGATAAAGAGAAAGATAAAGAATATATATACTGCACCCTTAATTCAAACCATTTGTTTTAAATGCTCCGATTTTTTAGCAAAAAATTAGCTTAAATATATAGAAGCTGGTGTTCTATATTTTAAAGCTTGATGTAACCTTGTGTTGTTATACCAAGGTACAAATTCTTCTATCCTTTTTTCCAAGCTGCCTATATCATCAGGTCTATAATAATAGATCACTTCTTGCTTTAAAGTTCTCCAAAGTCTTTCTACATATATATTATCAAAACACCTGCCAACATGATCCATACTGATGCTTACATTTTTTAGTTGTAATTTTTGTATAAATTCACTGCTGGTATATTGCGAACCTTGATCAGTATTAAATATCTCTGGAACTCTTGTTGCCAATGCCCTTTCTAATAATGCTATGCAAAATCCTGCTTCCAGAGAATATGATAAATCATAGCCTATAATATATCTACTGTGTAAATCAATAATAGCCGTGAAATACATGAACTTGCCATTAATTTTTATATATGTAATATCACTTGCCCATACTTGATTTATCCTATTGATTTCAATTCCTGATAGTAAATAAGGATAAATTTTATGTTCAGGATTCTTTATAGTAGTATTTCTATAGCTCTTAGGATATAAGCCTTCTATCTCCATTTCTTGCATTATTCTCAGTACCTTTTTAGCATTGATGATCTTACCTTGGTTATGCAAATCAGCTGTTATCTTGCGATACCCGTATCTACAATCTGATAATAAATAAATTTCCCTAATGAGATTTGCAATCTCACTTTCATCACTTATCACTGGCTTGTAATACAACTTAGTTCTAGGAATATTCAGCAACTCAGCTTGTCTTCTTATAGAAATATCAGCACAAATTTCTAACATATTTTTTCTCTCTTCATAATTTATTTCTGCAATTTTTTTTTGAGAAAATTATTTTCAATGCTTATCTCGCCAATAATTTTATGCAATTTTTCTATTTCTTGCTCAGAGAGTTTTTGCTTTTTTGTATACTCACTTTCTGGAATAAAAAGCTGATACAAATCCCTGATAGCCTTATCTTTCCAGTCATATAAATTAGTTGCAGGAATTTTGTATTCACTACATATTTCAGCTTTCCCCTTTTGACTTTGTATGGCATCTAGAGCCACTTTTGCCTTAAATTCAGCCGTATAATTTTTCTTTTTACTCATACTACTAACTTAATCCTATTTTTGATTCATTTTACTATCAAAAAATCGGTTGTTTTATTTTTTCTGGTTCGTTTCTTGGGGCCATTATAATCTATCTAATCAATATCTTGGAGATGAAGGAGTAAAAGAAAAACTAGCTCAAGCTTTAAAGAATAATTCTGCTATTACAGGGTTATTTTTATCTAAAAACAATATTGGTCCTGAGGGAGCAAAAGCAATAGCTGAGGTTTTGAAAGATAATATTGGTGTGAAAATTTTAATGCTTGGTGTGAACAACATTGGTGACGAAGGAGCAAAGGCAATAGCTGAGGCATTAAAATACAATACTTTTCTTTCTATAACGGCGTTGGACCTATCTAAAAACAACATTGGTCCTAAGGGAGCAAAAGCAATAGCTGAAGCTGTGAAAAATAATATTGATATTGGCGAGTTGTTTCTTAGTTTGAACAATATTGGCGATGAAGGAGCAAAAGCCGTAGCTAGTGCATCGAAATATAATTCCAACATAGTAGGAATATTTTTCGATGCTTGCAATATGAGCTACGATGGAGCAAAAGCAGTAGTGGAGATTGTGAAAGGCACTTCCATTCATGAGTTAACTCTAACTTATAATAATCTTAATACTGAAGAAGAGGAATTAATATCCCAAGCTTTACTAGATAATAACATTACTCAAGAATCTTATATCCTAAATGATGAAGAAGAATTATTATTAGCTGAAGTGCTGCAATCTTATAGTGCCATAAAGGAATCAAATATATCTCATAACAATGTTATAGATGAAAGATCAGAAGAGGTGGATCAGACTTTGCAAGATCACTTACTGGATGAATTTAATAGCGGATCTGTTATTGAGCATAGTAATACAAATGATACGCTCCACAACTCTGAACTCTAAGCTGAATCTTTTGTTAGCTTTGTTGGATGAATAACCTCAGTTTGATATAAGAGCTAAGTTTATTATTTTATGGCCAACTAACTATAAAATAATTATAGAGAACAGTTCATCAATTGAGCAATTTTTAGACGAAAATCTAATGAATACGACATCTTTTTAACATTTCCTTTTTCCTTCTTTTATAACTATTTTATAGTTAATTGGCTATATTTTTCCATGCTGCTGGTTTGTTTGTTTTTAAAGTATAAGCAATGATTCCAGCAAATAGGTTTGCTAAGAAATTAGTTGTGGATTTACGTCTTGTGTGCTGTATATGACAGATATTCTTCAGTTATTCTATAGCTGTCTCAATAAAGCTACGCTTGTTTAAAAAGTCCATCCGCCAAAAATATTTTTGTGGAGAAGTTAAATGTGCAAGAATTAGCTCAGGATTCACCCCTGCACTAATTTTTTTATATATTATTACTCATATGCCCTGCAAACACTGCTTTCACAAAAGCCGTAAAGTTTTTTGGTCTTTTATAACATTTCCTTACGGATTTAAAGCACTATTTTCGCGCTCCAAGCACCATTTCATGCGCACTTTCGAGACTTTTATAGTGCGCGCAAAACGATCTAATCCTATTGCTACGCATACCACAATAAACAGTATCAGCACCTACATCAAACACAATAGCTACTTCCTCGCGATAATATAAGATATGACCTTCTTTCTTAAATCTATAGAATAATAACGCCCCATATCGAATAATATATTAATACCTTTTATATCTTATATATCATTTATTAATCAATTGGGAAAATACTATAAAGTATGACTTTGCATGTACGTAAGTTAAATACACACTATATTTATGAAATAATGTTATAGCTTAACTTTCTTCACACTTAGAAATTAGTTCATCCAAGTTTTCGGGTGGCCAAGAAGGAATATCCATACCAAAACGCAAATGCATTGAAGCCAAAACCTCTTTTATTTCATTGAGTGATTTTCTTCCGAAATTTGGAGTTTGTAGCATAGCCGCTTCACTTCTAGTCACTAGATCGCCTATATATTTTATACAAGCACTTTTGAGACAATTAGCCGAACGCACAGTCAATTCAAGGTCCGCAACTTTACGCAATAGTATAGGATCGAAAGGAAGAGCTGATTCTTCCGGCTCTTTCAGTTGTTCTACTTCGGTGAAGTTAACAAAGATTTGCAATTGATCTTGCATGATCTTAGCAGCCAGCGCAAGAGCGGTATCTGGCGTTAGTGTACCATTTGTTTCGATAGTTAGAAATAGTCTATCAAATTCGGTTTTTGCTCCAACACGACTGTTTTCAACTTTATAAGCAACACGGCGTACAGGAGAAAATATAGCATCTATGGGTATTAAACCGATCACAACCTTGTCATCTTCCAGCTGCTCAGATGCGGTAACATAGCCTTTTCCAACAGCAATTATAAGCTCCATATTAAGTGTAGCATTACTGTCCAAATGACATATTACAAAATCAGGGTTCATGATTTCCATATCATCAACCACTTTTATCATTCCAGCAGTCACAACAGCAGGACCAGTGGCAGAAAGTGTCACTCTTTTATTTTGATAACCATGATATCTTATAAAAACAGACTTTAGGTTTAGAACTATTTCTGTAACATCTTCTCTTACTCCAGGGATAGTCGAAAATTCATGGCTGACACCTTCAATTTGAACAGCAGCTATTGCTACGCCCTGCAATGAAGATAACATAATCCTACGTAGCGTATTACCAAGCGTAACGCCGAAACCTCTCTCGAGTGGTTCGACACGAAATACAGCAGTATTTTGATCTATACTATTTAAAAAATACTCAGCAGGCCTAACCAACGATGTCCAGTTGGTAGATAAGACTTTATTAGCTTTTTCCACTTTCTCCTCTTTGCAAGTTATTTATATTCATTTGCGTGTTCATATCGTGTAACGGTGTAAAAACACTCCGAAAGCAACTAGAGCTAAGGCTATGATGGAATAAGCTAAAGGATAAGTATCACAGCTGAGCAATACAGTTCCACTTCCATCATTATAAGCTAGACACTTAAATGAAATTTCCACAACACACCATCAATCAAGACAAATACACAACAAGACTTACATAAAGAGAATGCATAAGGTAGTTAAGTATAGCCTCAACTATACAAATTATATCTAACAATAAACAGAAGCATGTAATTATGAGTTACAAATTCTGTCAAAATGCTTCTCAAATAGTAAGCTTATAGATAATAAGGCGTTCCATAAACTAAGGCTCAAAGTACAATCACTCATCTAGAATTTGAGTGATTAAACCCTACGCCTTTTTGGAGGTCTACAACCGTTATGTGGAACAGGTGTTATATCTTTTATCGCTGTAATGTTAAGCCCAGCTGCAGCCAAAGCACGTACAGCAGATTCTCTACCAGCACCAGGTCCCTTCATCTTAACTGAAACAGTCTTGAGCCCAAATTCCATAGCAGCTTTCGCAGCCTTATCAGCTGTAACCTGCGCAGCATAAGGTGTGGACTTTCTAGAACCTTTAAAACCACTATTCCCAGCAGACGCCCAAGCCAAAACATCTCCATAAGAATCAGTTATACTAACTATGGTGTTATTAAAAGTAGCTGACACGCAAGCAACCCCGACAGCAACATTTTTTTTCTTTTTATTATTTGATTTCATAACTGCCATAAATTACTACTTAGTCACCTTTTTTTTGCCAGCTATTGCAATAGCTTTACCTTTTCTAGTTCTAGCATTAGTATGAGTTCTTTGCCCTCTTACTGGCAATTTTCTAACATGTCTCATCCCTCTATAACATTTCATGTCAATCAGGTTTTTTATGTTTACAGAGACCTCACGCCTCAAATCGCCCTCAACAACATAAGCAGAATCTATCACTTCTCTTAATCTACTGACTTCATCCTCAGATAGACTATGTACTCTCTTACTAAAGTCCACATTGGCCTTACTGCATATATTAAGAGCAGAAAACCGACCTATTCCATATATATATGTCAGCGCAATCTCTACCCTTTTACTAGCTGGAATATTTACACCCGCAATACGCGCCACTCTAACACCTCACTCTTCGCATTCTAGAATAAAATTAAACAACCATAACGCAAGCCTCTCGCAACTGCAAAAATACAAGAAGCAAAAGAGAATGGACAAAAGAATGCTGCCGCCTCTAAATACCTGCCTGTAGCAAAGCACTAAAGGTGGATTAAACCAAGGCTATAATAAAACAGCTCAGCAACCCCAATCCTCCAACAGTCCACAATAGTATTAAATTTTACACAAAAGTCAACATCACTTTTGATATCCTATCAACTATAGACCTAAAAACTTGCTCCATACTCAGTGCACCATTCACTCTTATAAACCCTGGATGTTTCGAGTAAAAATCGACAACAGGTGCTGTTTTCTCACGATATGCTACGAAACGCCTATGAACTGCATCATCATCGTCGTCAGGTCTATGTACAAATTCACGTGAACCACAACTAGGACAAATATTTTCTTCTTCAGCTTTGAAGAATAAAGTGTTGTAAACAGACTTGCACTGCGCGCACAATATTCTTCCTCGTAGCCTATTTCTTAAGTCATCTTCTGTCATATCAATAAAGATGACATATACGTCATCTTTATGTAGCCGCTTTAATATATCATCAAGCGCAACAGCTTGTGATACAGTACGAGGAAACCCATCAATAATGAATCCATTACCACAATCTTTTTGCATAAGCCTTTCTTTGACTATCTGTTCCACTATGTAGTCATCAACTAAGTGTCCAGATTCTATCACACTTTTAACCTTTGTACCAAGCTCAGTATTTGAATCCACAGCTTGCCTTAACATCTCACCGGTAGACAATGATACGAGTCCATAATGCTCTGCAAGCATTGCCGCTTGTGTTCCCTTCCCTACTCCGGGAGCACCTAAAAGAATGAACCGCATACATCTACACTCTTTTAATCATTTTATTATTCTTCAGTAATCCATGATATTGATTGCTGATAATATGTGTTTGTACATTAGTAAAAAGCTCTATGACAACATTCACTACAATCAAAAGGCTAGTGCCGCTTAGGTAAAATGGGACTGAATATCTGGACATAATAAGTTCCGGTATTATACAAACACAAGCTATGTAACCGGCACCTATGACAGTTATTCTGGTTAGAACATGATCTAAGTAGTCAGCAGTATTCTTGCCAGGCCTTCTACCAAGTATCACAGCTCCAGCTTTCTTCAAGTTATCAGCAGTCTCTACAGGATTAAAAACTATAGATGTATAGAAAAAGCAGAAGAATACTATACAAGCTAAGTATAGAAGCATGTATAGTATTTTACCATGCACCATGTTGCTTGCTATGAACTGGTGGATGGCGCTATCATTATTATAACCTAAAAAACTAATGATAGTCGTTGGAAATAGAAGTATAGCGCTTGCAAATATTGGAGAAATGACGCCAGATACATTTAGTTTCAATGGCAGATGTGTGGATTCTCCTCCGAATATCTTATTTCCCACTTGACGCCTTGGATATTGCACAGACAACCGTCTTTGAGCCTTCTCCATGAGCACTATAAAGCCTATGATGCAGGCCATCATGACCAACAAAAGAATAAGCACAAAAACAGAAAGAGAGCCAACCTTGCCCATCTCAAAGAGCGAAACGAGTGCGGATGGCAACTCAGCAACTATCCCAGTAAATATTATGAAAGAAGCGCCATTTCCGAGGCTTTGGTGTGTTATACAATCACCAAGCCACATCACAAAGACTGTACCTGCAGTCAGTGTGATAATAGATATGAATATAAGGTAAACACTAGAAATTCCCTGGACAGACGCTCCTGCATTGCCTATTCCAACAACTACACCATATCCTTGAAAAATAGATAACAAGATAGTTAAATATCTTGTATATTGATTCACCTTTTTTCTACCAGATTCCCCTTCTTTTTTAAGGTTTGCAAGTGAGGGAGAAACAGCAGAAAGAAGCTGCATTACTATCGAAGCCGTAATATACGGCATGATGTTGAGCGCAAATATGGACATCCTGCCAAGCGCACCACCTGTAAACATATTAAACATACCAAGTATACCACCTACATGGCCGTTAAAAGTTTCAGATAATGCAGCAGAATCAACACTTGGTAGCGGTATATAAGTACCTACCCTGTATACCACAAGTATAAAAAAAACCATCAAAAACTTTTTGCCTAAAGCCCCAAGTGCACTGGACGTAGGATTTAAATTCGGTGCTAGCATCAACAAATATCAAGTAATTATTAAAAATACTAAAAAGCAAACTACAAAACCATCAGACATCATAAAACTACTTCTGGCATACTGAATATAAGAAGCAGATGTAATGTCAGATCTTAAGCTATTTTGTTCCCAAAATTACAACGCTGCCACCGTTCTTTTCTATCGCATCTAGAGCGCTCTTAGAAATAGCATGCAATTCTATCTTCATAGGTAAATTTTTGAGATCTTTACTAGCAAGCACCTTAATTTTTGTGTCATGGCCCTTAACAAGCCCAACACCTTTTAAAGATTCAAATGTCACAAAAGAAGAATCAATACGCTTATCTTCTATAAGTCTATCGATTGCAGCAAGAGTCACAACCTGATAACGCAACTTATTTAAGCTATTAAAACCACGCTTAGGAACTCTTCTATATAGTGGCATCTGCCCACCTTCGAAGCCGTTTAATGCAACACCACTACGAGCTGTTTGACCCTTACCACCACGACCACAAGTTTTCCCTTTTCCAGAACCTATACCACGCCCTAGATTCTTGGACTTTTTTCTGGCACCTTTGCTGTCCTTTAAAATATTTAGCATACTTTTTCCATATTTATTTTTGATATTGATTATAGCACAGCTACTAAATGCTTAACTTTCTGTATCATCCCACGCACAGCTGCAGTATCCTGAAGTGTGGATACTTTATTGATTTTATTCAATCCAAGCCCTTTTAAGGTGGCAATTTGTGCCTGTACAGATCCTATAGAGCCTCGTATCTGCTTAACTTGTATCACTCCTTTTTTCGTCATAAAAATAAAACCTCACGTATTTATAGTCCAGGTATCAAAATATCAATTTAAAATCAGAGCTGCAAGCAGTCACAAACCTTAAAAACTTATGCGCTTAAAAGTGCACATAGCTCCAAAATTTACTCTCTCAAAGCTTTTTAAAGACAAACCCTTTAACAAGTCCACCTAGACGAACGGACTAGAAAAGCTCGTAATTAGCAGACGACACAGCGATACTTAAACATAACAGAGTAAGTAATAAAATGCATCTGGCTACTCTTCATTCGAAGAAAACTCTACACCCACAGATTAAACATCATGTAAAAATAATCTGCGTCATACTTAAACCAAGCATAAATAAGTAAACAAAACGAGCTAACTGAGTCCGCTTGCAAAGCCTAAATTTCTATATCCTCTCTGTTACCTTAAGATGTGGCTCAAAACATGCATAGCAAGCTTCGAAGCAAACTTCCTGAAGATGAATTGCAAAAGCTATAATAAGCAAGAGTAACAAAAACTAGCTTTTCAGAAAAAGCACACACGTATAACATACAAAGCCCGAGGCATATATGTGAATAGCACATCAAATACCACAAACAGCAAAACATCTAAGTGATGCCTGATAACGACAGATGACCACTCTTTATACCACAACAACACAACATATCAATCAAAAAATGGATATAGAATTTCACTATTACGTTACATATCTAGTTTATATTAAAGCAGGCTTTAACAAAAATGAGGCGGAAATAATAGCTTATGCGTCTCAATATGTGGACGACAACACTGCTCAAGCATATGTTAAAAGCCGTGGTAGCGGCGCAATTGTTTATAGAAGCATGATAACACAAACGTATGATATTACTCTTCCTAAAAGCATTATGCATCAAATTTATATAGCGTTTCACTTTATTCCAGGTTTTTCTTCGCAAAGTCACAGTACAGATATGCATAGAAAAGATGGAAAGAAACACCATATGATGACTGTAGCAGGAAGCGTGCCATCGAGAATATTGATGTATTCTGCATTGCAAAGCGGTGATTTATATTGGATAGGCATTGCAACTCATGCATTTTTAGACACATGGGCACATCAAAATTTCACTGGAACTATGGATGATTTTAATGGCTTTTCAGATATCAAATCTATTGTAATACCAAATATAGGACATGCTGACGCTATGTCTGCTCCTGATGAGCTATGTAGAAAATGGTGTGATCCAAGATTAAAGAATCCTAAAATAGATAATAATAAAAGATTTTTAGAAGCTGCTTTTAGTCTATTTTCTATACTATTTGAGGTAAAGAAACCAAACATTAGTAAGCAGAATCTCATACTTGAATGGGAAATTATTGAACAAGATTTAATAACAATAGACCTCTTGCATAACCTATTTAAAGCTCAAAGTTATAGATACCAGCAAGTAAATTAAACCTTAAACCGAATCGTTTTCTTCTGTTCCTATAACGATCAGCGATAATTTTAAATCGTTTGATCATGCCTATGACGTTTTCATTTAAAACACGTTCACTAGACAATTGACGATTTTTCTTTTTATCTTTCCTGCTTAGTGGTCGCTTTTTTGTCTTTTTCTTTGGTAACTCTGAATTATAATGCAACTTATCAATGCCTTGATAACCAGTATCTGTAAGAACTTTAATCTCAGGGTGGATGTGAACTCCGGATTCTTTAAATAACCTGAAATCATGACGCTTGCCATTAGAAAAATTAGTGCAAATGATTTCTTTTTTCCTTTTATCCACAATAAGCTGAGTTTTTAGAGTATGTCGCCTCTTTTTTCCCGAATAAAAGTGCTTCTGTTTTTTTTAGGTCGTTCTATCGGTGTTTCAGTAGCATCAATTAACACAAGTTCGTATTCAGAATCGCTTTTTAGTAATGCTTTACGTCCAGGTAGTGAAAATCGTTTATCTTTAATTAGAGTATCTTCAATCCAACGTATATTACGATAACAGGCACTTTCACTTATTCCATAACTGCGGGAAATATGAAAATATGTCCTGTATTCACGCAAGTACTCAAGCGTCATGAGTAATCGATCTTCTAAAGCCAATTTATTGGGTTTTCCACCTTGAGACTTTAAAATAGCTTCAGCTTCTTTTAATATACTTAGTATAACTTCAAACGTTCCTCGTTTAATGCCAGTAAGCCTGCGAAACTCTTCTGCGTATTCATCTTTGATGTTTTCAAACTTCATGTTATCCTTGATAAAATCAAGGATTTTAATCAATTTATATGGTTATGCAAGAGGTCTAATATGGAATACGCATTGCACGCAGAGATTTTTTAGTGCTAGAGAAAGAAGAAATAGAATTGCTGAATATTCAAAAATAGCGATCAAATATTCAGGAAGTCCAATTCTGGAATATGATAAATTCGCGTGGAAAAGAGAAGCGCTAACAAGCGTAATCGGGCAATACGTATACCGGTGGCGTGATGCAGAGCTTTATAGAACAACGCATTGGTTTTGCTTTCAGGTTGCGGCCGTAAAGCAACTGGAGTTTGTCAAAAACCTTTTGCAAGCTTATAGCGCTTATCATTTACTCTATCCCTCAAAAATTGGTTTGCTGCGCAAATAAATCTTTTCGAAAAATTAAATGTACAAAAATTAGCTCTTAGATCTGCCATGCGCTAATTTTCTGATATATTAATTTTCCTATGCCTTGCAAATACTACTTTCACAAAATCCGTAAGTTTTTTGCGCTTATTATAATATTTTCTTATGGATTTAAAACGCTATTTTGACGCTCTCAACATTATTTTATACCGCTTCTGAGACTTTTGGCGCGCCTATCATTTCATATCCAATAATACTGCTAACTATCGATGCCATATTCATGCTAAATGAACCTTTTATCATAATAACATCACCTGGCATCAAAATTTTTCTTATATCTTCTTTGGCAATTTCTGAAGATACGTAGTGTGATCCTCTTATGTTGCCTGGCAATATTCTAAACAAACTACTCATAGAATCTCCAATAGTGAAAACCTTATCTATTTTGCATTTGATGATATCGTCTAACAATGCTTCATGCATCTTGATATAGCCTGCTCCTAGCTCTCTCATATCTCCCATTACTGCTATGAGTCTATTATTGGACTTCTTGTGCTTTCCAAGCCTCGAGATAGCAGCCC
This region of Candidatus Lariskella endosymbiont of Epinotia ramella genomic DNA includes:
- a CDS encoding DNA-directed RNA polymerase subunit alpha — translated: MEKANKVLSTNWTSLVRPAEYFLNSIDQNTAVFRVEPLERGFGVTLGNTLRRIMLSSLQGVAIAAVQIEGVSHEFSTIPGVREDVTEIVLNLKSVFIRYHGYQNKRVTLSATGPAVVTAGMIKVVDDMEIMNPDFVICHLDSNATLNMELIIAVGKGYVTASEQLEDDKVVIGLIPIDAIFSPVRRVAYKVENSRVGAKTEFDRLFLTIETNGTLTPDTALALAAKIMQDQLQIFVNFTEVEQLKEPEESALPFDPILLRKVADLELTVRSANCLKSACIKYIGDLVTRSEAAMLQTPNFGRKSLNEIKEVLASMHLRFGMDIPSWPPENLDELISKCEES
- a CDS encoding adenylate kinase, with amino-acid sequence MRFILLGAPGVGKGTQAAMLAEHYGLVSLSTGEMLRQAVDSNTELGTKVKSVIESGHLVDDYIVEQIVKERLMQKDCGNGFIIDGFPRTVSQAVALDDILKRLHKDDVYVIFIDMTEDDLRNRLRGRILCAQCKSVYNTLFFKAEEENICPSCGSREFVHRPDDDDDAVHRRFVAYREKTAPVVDFYSKHPGFIRVNGALSMEQVFRSIVDRISKVMLTFV
- a CDS encoding DUF6765 family protein, which translates into the protein MTTLYTTTTQHINQKMDIEFHYYVTYLVYIKAGFNKNEAEIIAYASQYVDDNTAQAYVKSRGSGAIVYRSMITQTYDITLPKSIMHQIYIAFHFIPGFSSQSHSTDMHRKDGKKHHMMTVAGSVPSRILMYSALQSGDLYWIGIATHAFLDTWAHQNFTGTMDDFNGFSDIKSIVIPNIGHADAMSAPDELCRKWCDPRLKNPKIDNNKRFLEAAFSLFSILFEVKKPNISKQNLILEWEIIEQDLITIDLLHNLFKAQSYRYQQVN
- the rpsK gene encoding 30S ribosomal protein S11, giving the protein MKSNNKKKKNVAVGVACVSATFNNTIVSITDSYGDVLAWASAGNSGFKGSRKSTPYAAQVTADKAAKAAMEFGLKTVSVKMKGPGAGRESAVRALAAAGLNITAIKDITPVPHNGCRPPKRRRV
- a CDS encoding integrase core domain-containing protein; this translates as MAENAVQDRLKEWKIKFRPIRPASPHLNGKVERSQRTDLDEFYSSINIKDADLSAKLQQWEEYYNRHRSHSSLKGKTPWETFQTLQTLAHSQAEIEAAYNPANKPYALQNYKYEQKLTVLKNKYNAGKLQLNLTSKM
- the rpmD gene encoding 50S ribosomal protein L30 → MTKKGVIQVKQIRGSIGSVQAQIATLKGLGLNKINKVSTLQDTAAVRGMIQKVKHLVAVL
- the rpsM gene encoding 30S ribosomal protein S13 gives rise to the protein MARIAGVNIPASKRVEIALTYIYGIGRFSALNICSKANVDFSKRVHSLSEDEVSRLREVIDSAYVVEGDLRREVSVNIKNLIDMKCYRGMRHVRKLPVRGQRTHTNARTRKGKAIAIAGKKKVTK
- the secY gene encoding preprotein translocase subunit SecY, yielding MLAPNLNPTSSALGALGKKFLMVFFILVVYRVGTYIPLPSVDSAALSETFNGHVGGILGMFNMFTGGALGRMSIFALNIMPYITASIVMQLLSAVSPSLANLKKEGESGRKKVNQYTRYLTILLSIFQGYGVVVGIGNAGASVQGISSVYLIFISIITLTAGTVFVMWLGDCITHQSLGNGASFIIFTGIVAELPSALVSLFEMGKVGSLSVFVLILLLVMMACIIGFIVLMEKAQRRLSVQYPRRQVGNKIFGGESTHLPLKLNVSGVISPIFASAILLFPTTIISFLGYNNDSAIHQFIASNMVHGKILYMLLYLACIVFFCFFYTSIVFNPVETADNLKKAGAVILGRRPGKNTADYLDHVLTRITVIGAGYIACVCIIPELIMSRYSVPFYLSGTSLLIVVNVVIELFTNVQTHIISNQYHGLLKNNKMIKRV
- the rplO gene encoding 50S ribosomal protein L15, yielding MLNILKDSKGARKKSKNLGRGIGSGKGKTCGRGGKGQTARSGVALNGFEGGQMPLYRRVPKRGFNSLNKLRYQVVTLAAIDRLIEDKRIDSSFVTFESLKGVGLVKGHDTKIKVLASKDLKNLPMKIELHAISKSALDAIEKNGGSVVILGTK
- a CDS encoding IS3 family transposase (programmed frameshift) — its product is MSKKKNYTAEFKAKVALDAIQSQKGKAEICSEYKIPATNLYDWKDKAIRDLYQLFIPESEYTKKQKLSEQEIEKLHKIIGEISIENNFLKKKLPEINYEERKNMLEICADISIRRQAELLNIPRTKLYYKPVISDESEIANLIREIYLLSDCRYGYRKITADLHNQGKIINAKKVLRIMQEMEIEGLYPKSYRNTTIKNPEHKIYPYLLSGIEINRINQVWASDITYIKINGKFMYFTAIIDLHSRYIIGYDLSYSLEAGFCIALLERALATRVPEIFNTDQGSQYTSSEFIQKLQLKNVSISMDHVGRCFDNIYVERLWRTLKQEVIYYYRPDDIGSLEKRIEEFVPWYNNTRLHQALKYRTPASIYLS